The sequence below is a genomic window from Uranotaenia lowii strain MFRU-FL chromosome 2, ASM2978415v1, whole genome shotgun sequence.
ATTTCAGGTAGCTACGAACAAGGGCATaaaaaacagttcaaaaaatGGTACTCGCTTttgaacttagttttgagtatgcTTGTCAGAACTTAGTTTCGCTATTGCCCAATCAAACTCAAAgctgagggctgccactgaagtgctgtttgacCATGGTCAAATCATAGTTCGATTGTATGAACTAAAGTTGAGttccttttttcctccttgcgatggttcaaaaggaagttcgaactgcgaactcaaactaatcccatttttccttcggcgaaggagcaaaactgagatcgatctaatgaactaaaaattgaaccctCCTCGCGTGTGTTGAACTGAAAGCACTTAGCGAGTTCGGCTGCGAGAACTGCATTTTGGGTAGCTACGAATAAAGGAAtaaagaaagttcaaaaaatagaACTCGCTTTCGAACTTAGGTTTGAGTATGccagtcagaacttagtttttgcGTTTGCTCAGTcttactcaaagttgagggctgcaactgaagtgctgttttgtaccaaaactacttaattttgagtttaaaacaaGGAGCGTGTGTCTCTCGCCTTTGTTTTGATTCGGGTGAAACGTCACAAGCTAGTCGAAACAGGGCTGTGAAATGTGATGTTTTGGGCGTTATGCTATTTAATGCACGGATATAAGAgaggaaaatttttatttaataaaatatttctggcgtaaggccgatgacatagtgaatacgatgcgatgcgatgcggtgaatgcgattcaatgcggtgaaccacatttgatgaaaacgtatgtgaatcgcttaaacctgacatactcaacgcggcgaaggagatgtcaatttgttccgccgctcgagtgatatttgtgaacaaaatactagattttcaatcttaaaattgcttcgagttccaccgagttccacgctagttttatatggaaatgattcctcttaataccaaaaataaaatccacattggctgatgttgcgaaaatttgcgcaattcgaaccactttgctttgaaaatcgttaatatattacactaaatgctttctgcagcgcttcagcaatttcaaaacacgtcataatgtactaagcgattgtagaacttaacattttacaactttgtttcgaagattgaaaattgttttgtcttacctacaacgtttcagatttaaaaaactgatttttcaaggtatttttcttaatttcattgcaactccttagaatgaaattgtagaactttgacttgttcagcaaagttatgtattttgttaagataaacaactttgtagaagaaaccaaagctctaaaatgctcaacaaaaaagttagcatttttatcttgctattggtggacccctcgactctgtattttatttcaaagtatgcgccttgtaaaactatgcaatgttgtcgaagacatcaaaagtctatcttttcatccctgggcgctattaatttagttccgctagattgatgttctgtaccagtgtgcactggtgaggccgccagcaaatcaaaatttgaggttatgtctgaggccaatttttcgccaatactatcgtccgtatatacccttatacaCTGCCACAAGATAGATAGATTAAAGGTCTAatattgcgcttaacctcaatcgacagaGCCGTTTAAACACAGAGTCAAGttgttatgaaatttcgaacgatatgtatgagatttgaaacaaaattacaatttatggaaATTTGGGGGGTTGTATTGTTCAAATAAGTAATCAGtcgcatactttgaaacaacTTGTGTAGCAATAAGTTAAATTTATGACTACCAGAAAGTTTTTCTTTGACAATTCAGCAatatttcagcaaaatattcgaatttcgtaaagcatttttttctaatttaatttttggcatttcggggAGTTATGAAATTCAAAGTAGAATAATGTTTAGACAGAAATGAAAGTATTGATAGGTGGGGTGGAAAGATCAacaaacaaaagccctgctcacattttcaccaactattaaatttcttctacccaaagcgctttagctttgatctttccacctatcaatacTTTCATTTCTGTCTAAACATTATTCTTCTTTGAATTTCAtatctcgccgaaatgccaaacattaaattagaatatatcccagcagcgatcaaaataagataacgaaagtattttttttaaatgtagttGTCAAAATATGCTAAAACAATGATTTGTTACAACTTGTAATGAATGCTACTTTATTTAGGATccaacgaaattaaaaaaaaaaaaatcagcagtaagGAATATagtaaaatgcatttttttaactcaacaaaaagttcacataaaaattttttttttccatttgcacAAGCGCTCAATGCATTGTAAATAATTTGgtgaacatttttatattttttttttcagaattttaaaatcagtagtttTTCTGGAAaactcatattttaaaaaaattctctacatttctgtggaatttctataactatttttttggTTGGCCTGTAAATTCATATGCAAGCAACGGAGTAGTATAACTAAAAATCTAGCTATCCTCACTCTGTCAGTGTTATAAACGAATAGCTTTGGCTATTTTACAGAGAGAAGTTGAGCCGCCAAAACTTTCACGTCACTCTGCGAACCGGGATCTTGAATCAGTTTAAGGAATCAGAATCAGATGGTATAAAATATAGAATCCGATCTAAGCAAAAGTTATGTTTAAAATTGGTTGTGAGTTATAAGTTCTGTTCAATATTTATTGAGAAACTGGAAATTCCGCGCGACGTTTTCAAATATTAGACCAAATTGTTAAACAGGATTTCGAGTTATTCTGTCGGCCGGATCCTATTTCTGAATTTCATAACTAAATACAAGCTCATCTTACactgtattattattattatttatttaattaaggacattttaccaacttttggcattcgtgtccgaAATATCTTACACTGTATGGTATGCAGAAAGACCATTCAAAAAGATTATTAACTAGAAAGTTTTTTGGTGCCTTTAAATCTCTGGGGTAAATTAACCAGTATTggttgtggctccagagagtaaattCCACCAAGCAAGAAAGCAAGTATATTGCCTATATTTAGGAAACACTTAACtgattttgatgattgattgaagacatcaatttttattttcgaaaaaatcacacacaaacataaaaaatggttgttattaaatattttatgataACTTAGAAAAATCGCTGTGCTAGAGTTACACATAGAAAAACTCGTTTGAATACCGTTGTACAAACTGGAGGAGATATTATGCAGTACATTACGAAAGCCACGTGTAATTTTTCGTGCAACAGTATGGGTAgtttgtttttctcaattttcccgAGCAAATACACAGTAGGTATACCTGCATATATGTATTGccaatttgtttttgttctcTCTAATTGTTACTTTCTCATGTTCCTGTTCGGTTCGAACGCTAAACTAAGCCCCACTTTCCGTCCATCGAATTCTCTCTCAACCGGTCTCATGTGAATGGGAAATTCTCTCGTACCACCCACTGATGCACGTGTTTTATTCAATTCAACCTGGTTGGTAAATGGGAGAATAAAATTTGTCgacttaataattttgatttatcggtACTGGCTAATGTTgataaaatgatatttaaaaaaaataatatacttAACACACGCCTAGTGAAATgtgagttttccattgattacGGAAGTAAGTTTCCTGTATGTCCACAGGAAAACGCCTGAACTTATTCTTCCGGAATGATACTAAAGATTTTCCTTTATGTTAGATGACTTGCTTAAAATCTCAAATGGATTGTTCAACGAGTATGATTGGAAAAAGGACTGTTTTGTTTTAGATCTCCTTTGAGAAATGCTCCTTTTcctattttcattaaattaacattttaaattaagCTATAATatgtgtaaaaacaaaaaaaaaaacaatcctaaCGGAAACATCACAAAATTATGACCGCCAAATGATGTGCACAGTCAACATGAAAACATCTCCGTTTCATACCACCCCCAACGCTTGTGGAAAAACTCCTTGCAAAGTAGAGAGGAAAAATCTCGAATGGGAATGAGCAATGGAGAGTCTCGCTCAACTACTCACTGGACTCCCCACAGTTGTGTATACTTACTTAATAATTCGTAATTCACATTCGGAGCGAACGTTTCGAGGGTTCCATGCGAGCCGTTGCGACTGATTCCGTTCATTCAGTCCCGTGATTTCGTCCGCAAATGTCACTTTTCGTTTCCTTTCCCGGCGTATCGGCGAAATTTTccagaaacaacaaaaaaaaaagtactccCCTctgtaacaaaaatattaatcatCATGGTCTGGAATTGAACAGTGTTTGCTAAAATTAGAAAACCGGGGGAACTGTTGTTTTGTCTTGCTTCTGTTGTTGCTGATCAGTTTCTGTTGGATGAGTGTTTGATAGTTTTTACGTTGGGATCGTGTTCGGAAACGTTGCACAAAAGAAATTGCTTTCAGTTAATTTGAAACTATTCTAATTATTCGTTTTGTTGggttaaagtttttattgaaaatcaaccaGTTGTAAATAGTGTAAAATAAGCCAGTTACAAATCGGTGTTAtttataaaacttgaatatgCTAAGTGTTTGAATGTACATACAAAAATCGGAACTCTagttcaaatacaaaaaaaaatcaaggaacaAAATCCATCAACTAAACGTTTTTCTGATTGGTGAAGTGATCAACTACAACACATCAGGtgtaaatatttcaactttctatgaaaaatggACAACTGAAGACATCATTTTAAGATGCTTTTTGAAGCAGTTCACAACGGTGATTTGGACCGGATTTCCAATCTACTGGACAGCGGAACCGATGTCAACGAACGggatgataaatttttcaatacagCCCTGCATCGAGCGATCTTCGCCAAGAATAACCGGATATCGTTGATCGATTTGCTGATTTCCCGTGGGGCCGATTGTAATGCCCTGAACAGAAAAGCTCAAACTCCATCGGAGTTTGCCCTAGAAACCAAGCAGCATGATTTGGCCAAACACATGATCCTGCGGGAAACGGAACAACTCAACGGGGACGATCACCTGGCGTACTACTTCCTGATCCGGCGAGGCAATCTGCAGCTGTTCGAGTTTCTCATCACGATCAAACAGCTCAACTACGAGCACGAAATGGTCGTCATTGCGCGAGCTTACGCGGAACTTCGACTCCGGAACGTACCGCTCAAGGAACACATGGAGAATTATTTGAACGAAATTCTCATCAACCACGACTATTGGTTGATCAATGACGATCCCGAGAGCTTCGGTGGGAGCAGCACTTCAACAGAGAACGTTCACCGTATTCGGGACATTGTAGAAAACGTCCAGCATCTTTTAAGCTCATATCGTAACAGTAATATGGTGGACGTGGATGGTGTATTCCTGCTTCGATTGacacacattttggaaaacatATTCTTCATTCGTGACACCGACAAAGAGCTCCCTTTGCAGCAGTTGGAATTTTGCGTCGGTAAGTAGTTTTGAGTGCAAGAAACCACCAAATTTggcacctttttttttaatttcgaaataaaacgaTATgatattgcatacatttagggggaAAGCAATCACACAGATTCACAATTCATAGAAATTTCGGATAAATTTCTGTATCTCAAGTCTAAAAATCATGGAAACGTCAAATTTTGCCTGATGTTAGTGGGATAGTTGGTCTAACTCTACTATTAGCTTGCCAGATTTCCTAGTTTTACCCGGACCTGCCAAATTTCGTTTTAGCCgacatttttcactttatttgctaaaaccaacaataaacttgaattgagttattttatgttttgtttctttttgtgtCTAAACCgacattttttagttgtttgatCAAAATATACATTTACGATTTCAATACTTTAACACGATTCAAAATTTGCTGATTCAACGCTGTACCGCtcacaagtgatttttatccgttcgcttagcaaaaaatcttaaatttgtgaatgattttgataattcaaattacactaatcactaatcactaatcgtacttccacagccagaacttatgtctgagtcccaaagaacaataaaagtgaattattattcttcttgtctttgtttatgcttttcatcaatttaacataaaaacattaaaatgatcaaaaacataaaatggttgggcctaccatggagcagagaacgcagagacatctggaacacaggaacagaagaaacgtggaccaccagtaccatacgtttcaaatgggcagtatcgttggaagcatgctaaaaCAAATGCTTCTTGATGAGGTAATCACGCATTACGTGAAGTAATTTCACCATTCACTAGGACCATTCTTcagcggctggaaatgatttattttgtacacagaaatcacaaaacctggAAACATTGGCATTTAGCAGAATGTGAtgtgataaacaaaaaatttaaactctaaGATTTACTATTTTCGTtcaactgttttggatttcaatgtacaatcatttctggtcatcgaccaaggataaagcgcctttactcgctcttgaaaaaaagaagagaatcggaaaatattaataaagcataaaacctttcgaggtctgtttagaactcgaaaggtttgataaaaatgttactctcattatagaaaaaaaatatagtaatctccatatttgaaactttcaatcATATAACACACTCTCGTAATACATCTTTGTACCTATTATTTGTAAAAGGATCAATTGGACAAAGTTCTGGAATTTTCTGTGCCAGAAAACTCAGAAAATTCGATTCTCTTCATTCGAGCATCTTTAAAAGAAGCTCAAATCATAAGAGAACTCAGAATGTAAACCACAGATCCAatccttattttaaatttatgtaaataaaacaaatattatggaacgaactcaccgaATTGAAAAGCAAAACATCTGGTCTCTGTTATTTGTTGGTGAATCCCACTCTCCAGTCTGCTCCCAAAGATTTTGCTTGAGCGGAATGAGGCTCAAAATATTCTTCTAGCCAAAAGAAACTGTAGCACCCTTGGTGATCACACTCAACGATTAATTAGTTTTACTGTGTTTAACCATTTTCCCACTGAGaagtgattttaaaaatttccatcgACGCGCTGGCTGCCCTTTCACAAACATTTTTTCCAGTATCGGAATAAATGTGTGCCTTTCCGTGGAACCTGCAGTTATTTTGGCCGTAGCAAGCCAAAAAACAAACATCGTCGCCAAGGTactgattgaaaatttgcaaacttCCTATGTCAATTCCCAACTCTCATTTGTAACCGTTGGGGAATATTTACAATTAGTATTCACAATAttccaaaaacaaatgataCACTAGCACTAGAAATCCATATTCGATCTATTCTCCAGCAAGAGGCACCCATTAATATGCTGATATCAAATCACACTGAATACCAAATGAAGAAGTAAATGCggcaacacaaaaataacccGTCCGGTTTCGAACACCGTTGGCCTCTCCACCAAGCACACTCCATTTAGCGGATTGAATCCAGGATTTGACTTGCCACTTAAAGGCATCACTTATCAACAATTAACTCAATAAATCTAAACATAATTTCACTAgaaactttcaattttcttaaattttcgacggacgagaaaaaaaacgcgtgcacTGCGGGCAAACCAAGGCCTACTcctgattttgataattcaaattacATACACAAAACTAAcggaaaaaagtaaatttttttaacatgttctacataattttgaaaacctatTTTTTATAGAAACGTATTAATGTtaataacttttacaaaatattaatttaaaatacatggatccatttgttttggatttttttttatatgcaaaTACCGCTTTATTATGGAAACAAGAATTTGATTGTATCCAATAgggttgttttgaaaaaggaacaaaaacagtcgcaaattagtgaattcacgtcacaaaaaagaaaacttttaaattttacgagtaaactttgacattttataacgaaataaaaaagatcttatttgaaaatgatggaGATTATTCtgaaatactttatttttagaaatcggttggaatccagCTGAGTTACAATAGCGCGAATGAGTAAATTCACgtcaaaaaatttgatgtttagaaaaaaactttatgtacctattttatgaaatgaaaatgaCTGTACAAGTCGGAATAACAAAATAGCACTTTTGAAAGTGCACATAAATTTTGAAGGCTCTGAAGAATGGTGTTGTGAGAAGCACTTTGGGCATGCAGTTGCTTGGAGGTTGAACTTGGAATACTTTTAGTCTGTTCAATGGAGTCTGGTTggaacgggtcgaaacaagtagaaatggattgacattTGATCATCTGTCTCTTTCcgattgacttcgaccgattcctgctgccgagctggattggtttcgaatAGTTTctacttgctccattgaacaacgacattggctcgttgaacatctaccagttgacagaaaccaattgaaaccgatttttaccaaccGTTGAACGAAGTTTTTATTTCTATCTAATTCACTACCTTTAATACTAAACCATTTCTATGGTTACGATTACTAATTGTTTAGTCATAATAAACAAACATCATGCGTGTGTTACTCATCATTCATCTCATCGATTGCTTCAATTTAAACACTTCTCCTCAACAAACGCATTCCCAAGTCTTCTCCCGGCTGCTCCTCCTCTTCACCGAACGCACCGGAACTAAACCGTTGCCTTCATTGCACGACGCTCTCGCCCCTGTTGTAACTCGATGACCTTCTATGGCACCAGTTAGACGACCTTCGCCGGAACCTGGAACGATGACCTCCGTCGGGATTTGGCACGACGACCTTCCATGACACCGGTCCCACGACCTCCAAGTGGCTTCGATCCGACGACCTTGATTGGTTCCGGCTCGACGCTCTTATTTTGGCACGATGACCTTCCGTTGGATTCTGGTCCGCTTCCAATGGATCCGACCCAACGGCCTTCCATGGCAACTGTCCGACGATCTCCCATGTTTCCTGGCTTGTCGATCTCCACCTGGCTTCCTGGTCCGACAACCCTCCAGTTGGCTCCTGGTCCGACAAACTTCCCCGGTTTCCGGCTCGTTGACCTTCCTTGTCTCCGGCTCGGTGTCCTTCCATTGGCTTCCTAACTGGATGACTGTCCATTCTTGATTCCGCTTCTCctcctttccactagtgctgggTCCATAACCTGTTGTGAGAAGCACTTTGGGCAGTGGAAAGAAGAGACTTGTTCTGCTTGGAGGATTCTTTATATACACGAACACCTTCTGGCGCACACACTGAACTGCGTGTGTTGTATTCATATGCCGATATCGGCGTATgccaacactcctcctcaacacaCGATGTTCACCGCTCAGCAAAGCACTGCGCCGGACCACAACCATCGCCTTCAGCTCAACGATCCTCTTCAGGTTTCACGCGACGACCAACCTTCGGCTCACTCGATGACAACCTTCCTTCGGTTCGCTCAAAGACAAACTTCCGTCTGGCCCGACATCCTTGTTGTTACCGATGCCGTTTCTCACGGCTCGACGCTCTTCCTGAGGCCTTACGCCTACTGGTGGCTCCAGCCCAACGacctttatttttgtttccgaTCTTGACGATCTTCCGTGTTTCCCGGCTCGGTCCTCCAGAGGCTCCCGGTTTGACGTCCACCACCTGGTTTCCAACTTGACAACCTTCCACGGTTCCGGCCCGCCAACCTCCCTTGGCTTCCGGCACGACGACCCACAAGTGATTACGGTCCGCTTCCAATGGTTCCTGCCAAACGACATTCCAAAGCACCTGTCCGACGACCACCCTCTCGTGTCTCTTGGCTTGTCGATCTTCAGCTGGTTTCCCGGTCCGACGACCAATCAGGCTCCTAGTCCGAAAACCTTACACGGTTCTGGCCCGACGACCGTCCTATGGATTCCTGGCGTTGGCTTGTCCTTCCATTGTCCTTCCAATTCACGTTACAAAAGATCACAAcataaacacttatttttagaTATACCTAAGATTGAAGATAGAGAACAAACGCACACGTAATATGTGTACATTGTagaatctcagtgaaacttcatgtttctttaaagagatctaattttacctaactctaaggcgtacatttTTCAAGGACATGATGggtagcatcttacaaatgctaaaaccactagCCCACAGAAAAAGTACtatatatgccgtgaccgagattcgatctcatgatctCTGGC
It includes:
- the LOC129748213 gene encoding uncharacterized protein LOC129748213, with the protein product MLFEAVHNGDLDRISNLLDSGTDVNERDDKFFNTALHRAIFAKNNRISLIDLLISRGADCNALNRKAQTPSEFALETKQHDLAKHMILRETEQLNGDDHLAYYFLIRRGNLQLFEFLITIKQLNYEHEMVVIARAYAELRLRNVPLKEHMENYLNEILINHDYWLINDDPESFGGSSTSTENVHRIRDIVENVQHLLSSYRNSNMVDVDGVFLLRLTHILENIFFIRDTDKELPLQQLEFCVENAETSGTQEQKKRGPPVPYVSNGQYRWKHAKTNAS